A window of the Streptomyces griseochromogenes genome harbors these coding sequences:
- a CDS encoding DinB family protein — protein MTRTDTPLAWDERTQLATFLDYVRSTARAKCEGVSPEDARRSLLPGSPLMTMCGLINHLRWVEYYWFEVVFLGREDEGPWTDEDPDREMRIAVDVPLPELLAAYEAQSARYRELVASTGLDTRAERARGDLGHPDLRWIVLHLIEETARHNGHLDIIRELLDGTTGD, from the coding sequence ATGACACGAACAGACACGCCTCTCGCCTGGGACGAGCGCACCCAGCTGGCCACCTTCCTCGACTACGTCCGGTCCACCGCCCGCGCGAAGTGCGAGGGCGTCTCGCCCGAGGACGCGCGCAGGTCGCTGCTGCCCGGCTCCCCGCTGATGACGATGTGCGGGCTGATCAACCACCTTCGCTGGGTGGAGTACTACTGGTTCGAGGTGGTGTTCCTGGGCCGTGAGGACGAGGGCCCGTGGACCGACGAGGACCCGGACCGGGAGATGCGGATCGCGGTCGACGTGCCCCTGCCCGAGCTGCTGGCCGCGTACGAGGCACAGAGCGCCCGGTACCGCGAACTGGTCGCCTCGACCGGCCTCGACACCCGGGCCGAGCGCGCGCGGGGCGACCTGGGCCACCCCGACCTGCGCTGGATCGTCCTCCATCTGATCGAGGAGACGGCCCGGCACAACGGCCACCTCGACATCATCCGCGAACTGCTGGACGGAACCACCGGCGACTGA
- a CDS encoding SGNH/GDSL hydrolase family protein, with translation MRQSRIAAGACSLLLGAACAFADPATAQPVPEAVAAGYVALGDSYSSGAGAGDYLPSDTRCKRSGRSFPVLWAEAHKPPSFGFTACNGAGTTDVLEGQLGPLGAGTGLVTVTAGGSDVGFSTAMTTCALGGTSRCLSAVSSARSAMDRALPGNLDRLYSAIRDRAPAARVVVLGYPHLYRLSGSCALGLTDSDRAAVNDAVDHLDEVIAERAAGHGFTYADVRAAFTGHEICSSSPWLHSVDLLAITESYHPTAPGQSLGYLPVLDRAS, from the coding sequence ATGAGACAGTCCCGAATAGCGGCAGGCGCGTGTTCCCTCCTCCTCGGGGCCGCCTGCGCCTTCGCCGACCCCGCGACGGCACAGCCGGTGCCCGAGGCCGTGGCCGCCGGCTATGTGGCCCTCGGCGACTCCTACTCCTCCGGTGCCGGAGCCGGCGACTATCTGCCCTCCGACACGCGCTGCAAACGCAGCGGCCGGTCCTTCCCCGTCCTGTGGGCCGAGGCCCACAAGCCGCCGTCCTTCGGCTTCACCGCGTGCAACGGCGCCGGCACGACCGACGTCCTGGAGGGCCAGCTCGGCCCGCTCGGCGCGGGCACCGGCCTGGTCACCGTCACCGCCGGCGGCAGCGACGTGGGCTTCTCCACCGCCATGACGACCTGTGCGCTGGGCGGCACCAGCCGGTGCCTGTCCGCCGTCTCCAGTGCGCGCTCCGCCATGGACCGGGCCCTGCCCGGCAACCTCGACCGGCTCTACTCGGCCATCCGGGACAGGGCTCCCGCCGCCCGTGTCGTGGTGCTCGGCTATCCGCATCTGTACCGGCTCAGCGGCTCCTGCGCGCTGGGCCTCACGGACTCGGACCGCGCCGCGGTCAACGACGCCGTGGACCATCTCGACGAGGTGATCGCCGAACGCGCCGCCGGCCACGGGTTCACCTACGCCGATGTCCGGGCCGCCTTCACCGGCCACGAGATCTGCTCCTCCAGCCCCTGGCTGCACAGTGTCGACCTGCTGGCGATCACCGAGTCGTACCACCCGACGGCTCCGGGCCAGTCCCTCGGCTACCTTCCGGTCCTCGACCGCGCGTCCTGA
- a CDS encoding glycosyltransferase, whose product MLSVYEGFFSGGARIVHSDVVLGLAEGGQSHQVLSIHGEVRREATRQRMEDDACYRSLTAGGVGVTSLGRSAGLVDGSVAASVFSGPELAETARSMAAADVILSLKEQPLALLNQAGLPRRPVVVGLHRSDPENQGPALDELKAAIADGTVVACVCCAESTRAAYEAAGIPGEVLHVIPNGVDLIRFRPDAAARLAFRASVGIPASAPVIVFAARYAAMKNVPLFLRAARAFLAREPEGQVLMCGAGMNDTNPALWADIEVAFGADRHLAERIRLLGVRRDMETVYAGSDVVALTSASGEAAPLCLIEGMMCGAVPVTTDVGDSAQIVGDHGFVTPQDPEAVALAWTAAVAGRAGFAPALAASRERFSRTRMIAAYAALLDDVHLEATRLPTQSEPL is encoded by the coding sequence GTGCTGTCGGTCTACGAGGGTTTCTTCTCCGGAGGGGCCCGCATCGTGCACAGTGACGTCGTCCTGGGACTGGCCGAGGGTGGCCAGTCCCACCAGGTGCTCAGCATCCATGGAGAGGTCCGTCGCGAGGCCACCCGGCAGCGGATGGAGGACGACGCCTGCTACCGGTCGCTCACGGCAGGCGGCGTGGGGGTCACCTCGCTGGGCCGCAGCGCCGGCCTGGTGGACGGATCGGTCGCGGCGTCGGTTTTCAGCGGACCGGAGCTGGCTGAAACCGCACGGTCCATGGCGGCCGCGGACGTGATCCTCTCCCTCAAGGAACAGCCGCTCGCCCTGCTGAACCAGGCCGGCCTGCCGCGCCGCCCGGTCGTGGTCGGCCTGCACCGCTCCGACCCCGAGAACCAGGGCCCCGCCCTGGACGAGCTGAAGGCCGCGATCGCCGACGGCACGGTGGTGGCGTGTGTGTGCTGCGCCGAGTCGACCCGGGCGGCGTACGAGGCCGCGGGCATCCCCGGCGAGGTGCTGCACGTGATCCCCAACGGGGTGGACCTGATCCGCTTCCGCCCGGACGCCGCGGCACGCCTCGCGTTCCGCGCGTCCGTGGGCATCCCGGCCTCGGCACCGGTGATCGTCTTCGCGGCCCGCTACGCCGCGATGAAGAACGTCCCGCTCTTCCTGCGCGCCGCCCGCGCCTTTCTCGCCCGCGAGCCCGAGGGCCAGGTGCTGATGTGCGGCGCGGGCATGAACGACACGAACCCGGCCCTGTGGGCCGACATCGAGGTCGCGTTCGGCGCGGACCGGCACCTCGCGGAAAGGATTCGCCTCCTCGGCGTGCGCCGTGACATGGAGACCGTCTACGCCGGCTCCGACGTCGTCGCCCTGACCTCCGCCTCCGGGGAGGCGGCGCCGCTGTGCCTGATCGAGGGCATGATGTGCGGCGCCGTGCCCGTGACCACGGACGTGGGCGACAGCGCGCAGATCGTAGGGGACCACGGCTTCGTGACCCCGCAGGACCCGGAGGCCGTCGCGCTCGCCTGGACCGCGGCGGTCGCCGGCCGGGCCGGCTTCGCCCCGGCTCTGGCGGCGAGCCGCGAGCGCTTCAGCCGCACCCGCATGATCGCGGCGTACGCCGCTCTCCTCGACGACGTCCACCTGGAGGCCACACGCCTGCCGACACAGTCCGAGCCGCTGTAG
- a CDS encoding serine hydrolase domain-containing protein — MRVRTTVVGATALLLSAALAGPAVAAGPAKDGHAATRRAIEAVVRAGVPGVTATVKDTHGTWSTTAGVGDIRTGERRSTADRYRVGSITKTFVSTVLLQLEAEGRLSLDDTVDKWLPGVVRGHGHDGRRITVRRLLNHTSGIYDYTTDEDFGRRYFTKDGFFEHRYDTLTPEDLVAIAMKHKPDFAPGTSWKYSNTNFVLAGMVIEKVTGHSYATEITHRIITPLHLTATSLPGTRVTVPRPSSRAYSKLAETATGPTYDVTTLNPSLASSAGEMISNSADLDRFYSALLRGKLLPPGQLKEMKTAVKIDGVPNGGYGLGLLETKLTCGVHVWGHDGGIHGSTSVAVTTADGRHSLAMNFNGDWTGDAAAVVEGEFC; from the coding sequence ATGCGTGTACGTACGACTGTGGTGGGCGCCACCGCCCTGCTCCTCTCCGCGGCCCTGGCGGGCCCGGCTGTCGCGGCCGGCCCCGCCAAGGACGGCCATGCGGCCACCCGGCGGGCGATCGAGGCGGTGGTGCGGGCCGGCGTACCCGGGGTGACCGCCACCGTGAAGGACACCCACGGCACCTGGTCCACCACCGCCGGCGTGGGCGACATCCGCACGGGCGAGCGGCGCTCCACGGCGGACCGCTATCGGGTCGGCAGCATCACCAAGACCTTCGTCTCCACCGTCCTGCTCCAGCTGGAGGCGGAGGGCCGGCTGTCCCTGGACGACACGGTGGACAAGTGGCTGCCCGGGGTCGTCCGGGGCCACGGCCACGACGGGAGGCGCATCACCGTCCGCCGGCTCCTGAACCACACCAGCGGCATCTACGACTACACGACCGACGAGGATTTCGGTCGCAGGTACTTCACCAAGGACGGCTTCTTCGAGCACCGCTACGACACGCTCACCCCGGAAGACCTCGTGGCGATCGCGATGAAGCACAAGCCGGACTTCGCGCCCGGCACGTCCTGGAAGTACTCGAACACGAACTTCGTGCTGGCGGGCATGGTGATCGAGAAGGTGACGGGCCATTCCTACGCCACGGAAATCACCCATCGCATCATCACCCCCCTGCACCTCACGGCCACCTCTCTCCCCGGCACGCGGGTCACGGTCCCGCGTCCCAGCAGCCGCGCCTACTCGAAACTCGCGGAGACGGCGACGGGCCCGACGTACGACGTCACGACCCTCAACCCCTCCCTCGCCTCCTCGGCCGGCGAAATGATCTCGAATTCCGCGGATCTTGACCGTTTCTACAGTGCTCTCCTCCGCGGAAAACTCCTTCCGCCCGGGCAGCTGAAGGAAATGAAGACCGCGGTGAAGATCGACGGCGTCCCCAACGGCGGCTACGGCCTCGGACTCCTGGAGACCAAGCTGACCTGCGGAGTCCACGTCTGGGGCCACGACGGCGGCATCCACGGCTCCACGTCCGTGGCGGTGACGACGGCGGACGGCCGCCATTCGCTGGCGATGAATTTCAACGGCGACTGGACGGGGGACGCGGCCGCGGTGGTCGAGGGAGAATTCTGTTAG
- a CDS encoding TIGR03767 family metallophosphoesterase gives MSRIRSVAASALGVHRRTVLAAAGAVSLSAGVGYALRPTDSEAATTAEAPVSHSRQAPAATSPAPYTKGTTLASVAAPRNSSGYRRLGDGPGWKRVVRSELAAAKSGRAGRRTALAAFVQFTDLHLMDVQHPLRLEFLRSADPHAWRPHEALTVPGAISLVERVNALRGAPVTGAPLHFVMTTGDNTDNNAHSELEWFMKVMSGGRISPNTGDPRHYEGVQNSGLKLYWQPDSTVRDGDKALGFPHLKGFLAAAIREVKSPGLNLPWYSTVGNHDALPLGCYGSHADPYLAEAAIGGKKLMNVSAAEAKKLQDAIKNATDPKGAGYRDFLKAHARSTHSVTPDEKRAPYTSADYLKAHLDPAYQGHGPVGHGYSSANLDAATQYYAFRISDDVIGISLDTTDAGGHYEGSIGTAQLKWLEKTLKDNKDSYAVVFSHHTSKTMTNTRPDPARPGERRHDGAEVISVLASHSNVLAWVNGHIHKNVITPHKASGGRSFWEISTASHVDYPQLARVIELVDNKDGTLSVFTTLIESAAPHRTDYADLSQTGLAALYRELSYNAPGANKTLAGTAADRNTELVLKKG, from the coding sequence ATGTCGCGCATACGCTCTGTCGCCGCCTCCGCTCTGGGGGTCCACCGCCGTACCGTCCTCGCCGCCGCCGGAGCGGTCTCGCTCTCCGCCGGCGTCGGCTACGCCCTGCGCCCCACCGACAGCGAGGCCGCCACCACCGCCGAGGCACCCGTCTCCCACTCCCGGCAGGCTCCGGCGGCGACCTCGCCCGCCCCCTACACCAAGGGCACCACGCTCGCCTCCGTCGCCGCTCCCCGGAACAGCTCCGGCTACCGGCGCCTGGGCGACGGCCCCGGCTGGAAGCGGGTCGTGCGCAGCGAGCTGGCCGCCGCCAAGTCCGGCCGCGCGGGCCGCCGCACGGCTCTCGCCGCGTTCGTGCAGTTCACCGATCTGCACCTGATGGACGTTCAGCACCCGCTGCGTCTCGAGTTCCTGCGCTCCGCCGACCCGCACGCCTGGCGCCCGCACGAGGCGCTGACCGTGCCGGGCGCCATCTCGCTCGTCGAGCGGGTCAACGCGCTGCGCGGAGCCCCCGTCACCGGCGCCCCGCTGCACTTCGTCATGACCACCGGCGACAACACCGACAACAACGCCCACTCCGAACTGGAGTGGTTCATGAAGGTGATGAGCGGCGGCCGCATCAGCCCCAACACCGGGGACCCGCGGCACTACGAGGGCGTGCAGAACAGCGGCCTCAAGCTGTACTGGCAGCCCGACTCCACCGTCCGCGACGGCGACAAGGCGCTCGGCTTCCCGCATCTGAAGGGTTTCCTGGCCGCCGCGATCCGCGAGGTGAAGAGCCCCGGCCTCAACCTGCCCTGGTACTCCACCGTCGGCAACCACGACGCCCTCCCGCTCGGCTGTTACGGCTCCCACGCCGACCCCTACCTCGCCGAGGCGGCCATCGGCGGCAAGAAGCTGATGAACGTCTCCGCCGCCGAGGCCAAGAAGCTCCAGGACGCCATCAAGAACGCCACCGACCCCAAGGGCGCCGGCTACCGCGACTTCCTCAAGGCGCACGCCCGCTCGACGCACTCGGTCACCCCGGACGAGAAGCGGGCCCCGTACACCTCCGCGGACTATCTGAAGGCCCACCTGGACCCCGCCTACCAGGGCCACGGCCCGGTCGGCCACGGCTACTCCTCGGCGAACCTGGACGCGGCCACCCAGTACTACGCCTTCCGCATCTCCGACGACGTCATCGGCATCAGCCTCGACACCACCGACGCCGGCGGCCACTACGAGGGCTCCATCGGCACCGCCCAGCTGAAGTGGCTGGAGAAGACGCTCAAGGACAACAAGGACTCCTACGCCGTCGTCTTCAGCCACCACACCAGCAAGACGATGACCAACACCCGCCCCGACCCGGCCCGCCCGGGGGAGCGCCGCCACGACGGCGCCGAGGTGATCTCGGTCCTCGCCTCCCACAGCAACGTGCTGGCCTGGGTGAACGGGCACATCCACAAGAACGTCATCACCCCGCACAAGGCCTCCGGCGGCCGGTCCTTCTGGGAGATCTCCACCGCCTCGCACGTCGACTACCCCCAGCTCGCCCGCGTCATCGAGCTGGTGGACAACAAGGACGGCACGCTCTCCGTCTTCACCACCCTGATCGAGTCGGCGGCCCCGCACCGCACCGACTACGCCGACCTCTCCCAGACCGGCCTGGCCGCCCTCTACCGGGAGTTGTCCTACAACGCCCCCGGCGCCAACAAGACCCTCGCGGGCACCGCGGCCGACCGGAACACGGAGCTGGTGCTGAAGAAGGGCTGA